A stretch of DNA from Streptomyces sp. NBC_01197:
TAGGATGGCACGACCGGGCCGCCACGTGAACCCCGTGATCGGTCACACTGCGGTCACATGGTCCGCAGGGGGCGTGCCGAGGGCCGGCCCGTACGGCGGCGACGGAGGGGGATCCGACGATGGCGACACTGGCTGATGTGGCCCGCGCGGCAGGCGTGTCCAAGGCCACGGCCTCCCGTGCGCTGATGCGTCCGGAGATGGTCGCCGAGTCCACCCTCCAGCGGGTGCGCGGCGCCGCTGAACGTCTCGGCTTCCACCCGAATCCGGCCGCCCGCGCCCTGACCACCGGGCGTACCGGCATGATCGGACTGATCGTACCGACCCTCGCCAACCCCTTCTTCGCACCGCTGGTCCTGGGCGCCCAGCAGGCAGCCGAGGAGACCGACAGCCATCTGCTGCTCACCGTCTCCGAGTACAGCGCCGAACGTGAGGCGGTGCTCGTCGACCGGATCTCCGAGCAGGTCGACGGCCTGATCATGGTCGCGCCCGTCGGCCCGGACGCGGCGCTGCGCGAGCGGGCCCGCCGCCGCCCGCTGGTCCTGGTCGACCGCCGCTCCGGCCGGCTGCCCGCCGTTGTCCTCGACACGGCATCCGGCACCTCCGCCCTGGTCCGGCATCTGCTCGACCTGGGGCACCGTGACATCGCGTATGTGTCG
This window harbors:
- a CDS encoding LacI family DNA-binding transcriptional regulator, which codes for MATLADVARAAGVSKATASRALMRPEMVAESTLQRVRGAAERLGFHPNPAARALTTGRTGMIGLIVPTLANPFFAPLVLGAQQAAEETDSHLLLTVSEYSAEREAVLVDRISEQVDGLIMVAPVGPDAALRERARRRPLVLVDRRSGRLPAVVLDTASGTSALVRHLLDLGHRDIAYVSGPAGSWADARRREAMAEQAGAAGARLVVLGPLPPTFDAGIGAAAALPSGATAVIAYNSYLALGLLHGLKAAGVRVPEDMSLAAADDLTALGATSPAVTALGVPVGEAGALAVTRLLEVCAGSRRTVVTELPTVLHRRASTAPPGGPADGPRSD